One window of the Babesia microti strain RI chromosome IV, complete genome genome contains the following:
- a CDS encoding AAA domain (overlaps_old_locusTagID:BBM_III06185) gives MQFLSLSCAATHYGGHMNEFLRKQFYLLTHEELIEDEEFEKLVEEAKNNVSSEYCRICLIEEWAHGHYIKLNVEYTKFPHQTGEIVTLIGKIILTSTILFDNGNCMIVFTSDNVNLLSLGDKFRIINGCNNGYTFLVHNLTIVRVSMLLNKNRFLKNVINGIYTKNEKKKLKLDYKLQLDKYQKEAIEHAIKSKDFACIWGPPGTGKTTTLSELIHQLVISGETVLVSCPSNFAVDLIYSKTVSIGVSCVRVGRGAVIKELQLKMATIESLKNFYTENSYSTILNTNQGSYSKRMQLLKKARAIFTTCLGTSSKEIQNFINKYRKFDTLIIDESGNSLESTCYIGMLTGVKRVVFAGDHFQLPPIVKSRIKTSSILERLYLSCPNSFVMLKRQYRMNQQIVKWSNNQFYSNKLESDSSVKNSVLNERMVDFYPPLIWYEIEGMEEFDSGSIFNKLEASYVLDYVKIISSTAGIHPECITVITPYRAQARLLQELIGVTTHNLRISSIDASQGFESDVVIFSLVSCNSEGNIGFLSDYRRMNVAITRGKRHVAVFGSANTFQRNHSPYKDLLKVVKFGRCWWRCHFLALRTWRDSIVYFINYLIKTYGNIPIKTTYGSNGYMKSSNLRLAEQCKYGNITYALQYLTPNPISNIIMAICLLYTLNGSISPLFHRIDDKVIVIYNNININAGSNSVETIDLSWMEYYMKVITNSLASSNRLYLLEVFFYNINLLFTLFISFNNEHSIKNITTELMESRLIDTSYGLENPDTICGPYEIGKLDENVTYTNYVSTVSKKKKKKKKKKKDNYNDDNVSNIGNFDLEDNNIHDDTDLDVLLDELHRCNLNANKNNVTKCEKSTLMYGITCKLCKLKFCIEHRSPEKHNCNNLDRKR, from the exons ATGCAGTTCCTCTCCCTGTCATGTGCGGCTACGCATTATGGAGGACATATGAATGAATTCCTAAGGAAACAGTTTTATCTACTCACGCATGAGGAACTTATTGAAGAtgaagaatttgaaaaattagtTGAAGAAGctaaaaataatgttagTTCTGAATATTGTAGAATTTGCTTGATTGAAGAATGGGCTCATGGacattatataaaattgaatgttGAATATACGAAATTCCCGCATCAAACTGGCGAGATTGTCACTCttattggtaaaattatactAACTTCCACAATTCTATTTGACAATGGCAATTGTATGATCGTATTTACCAgtgataatgtaaatttgttgtcATTGGGTGATAAATTTAGGATCATAAATGGTTGTAATAATGGCTACACATTTTTAGTACACAATTTAACTATTGTAAGAGTGTCTATGctcctaaataaaaataggTTCCTGAAAAATGTCATCAATGGCATATACACCAAAAATGAAaagaaaaaattaaaattagaCTATAAACTGCAATTAGACAAGTATCAAAAGGAGGCAATTGAGCATGCAATTAAATCTAAGGACTTTGCTTGTATTTGGGGGCCACCAGGCACAG GCAAAACAACTACACTATCAGAACTCATTCATCAATTGGTTATATCCGGTGAAACTGTATTAGTTTCATGCCCCAGTAATTTTGCAGTGGATTTAATCTACTCTAAAACTGTAAGCATAGGGGTTAGTTGTGTACGAGTTGGACGGGGCGCCGTTATTAAGGAGTTGCAACTGAAGATGGCCACAATTgaatcattaaaaaatttttatacagAAAATTCATATtctacaatattaaatactaACCAAGGTAGTTATTCTAAGCGAATGCAACTGTTGAAAAAAGCACGGGCAATATTTACTACCTGTCTAGGAACTAGTTCCAAGGagattcaaaattttatcaataaatatagaaAGTTTGACACCCTAATCATTGATGAATCTGGCAATTCATTGGAATCTACGTGCTACATTGGCATGCTTACTGGTGTGAAACGAGTTGTGTTTGCTGGTGACCACTTTCAGCTCCCTCCAATTGTTAAATCACGTATCAAGACTAGTTCTATTCTAGAAAGACTATATCTTTCGTGTCCAAATAGTTTTGTCATGCTAAAACGCCAATATCGCATGAATCAACAAATAGTTAAGTGGTCCAATAACCAGTTCTACTCCAACAAACTAGAATCAGATTCTAGTGTTAAAAACTCTGTGCTGAATGAACGAATGGTGGATTTTTATCCACCATTAATATGGTATGAAATTGAAGGGATGGAAGAGTTTGATAGTGGATctatattcaataaattagaaGCGTCATATGTTTTAGATTACgtaaaaatcatttctTCCACTGCAGGAATACATCCTGAATGTATCACTGTTATCACTCCGTACAGGGCACAAGCTAGGTTGTTACAAGAATTAATTGGAGTAACTACACATAATTTGCGGATTTCTAGTATTGATGCATCACAAGGCTTCGAATCTGACGTTGTTATATTCTCACTGGTGTCTTGCAATAGTGAAGGTAATATCGGGTTTCTGAGTGATTATAGGAGGATGAATGTTGCGATTACTAGGGGTAAAAGACATGTGGCAGTTTTTGGCTCTGCAAACACATTTCAACGTAATCACTCGCCTTACAAGGATTTGCTGAAGGTAGTTAAATTTGGTAGATGTTGGTGGCGTTGTCATTTTTTGGCGTTAAGAACTTGGCGTGATTCTATAGtctattttatcaattacTTGATCAAAACTTATGGCAACATTCCCATCAAAACAACTTACGGTTCCAATGGTTACATGAaatcttcaaatttaaGATTGGCTGAGCAATGCAAATATGGAAATATTACGTATGCATTGCAGTACTTGACGCCTAATCCCATATCGAATATCATAATGGCAATATGTTTACTGTACACTCTTAACGGATCAATTTCTCCTTTATTTCATCGTATTGACGATAAAGttattgtaatatataacaacaTTAATATCAATGCAGGCAGTAATAGTGTAGAGACAATCGATTTATCATGGATGGAATATTATATGAAAGTCATAACGAATTCACTAGCATCTAGTAATAGactatatttattggaagtgtttttttataatattaatctATTGTTTACACTATTcatatcatttaataacGAGCATagcattaaaaatataactaCAGAATTAATGGAATCAAGGTTGATAGACACTAGTTATGGATTAGAAAACCCGGATACAATTTGTGGCCCTTATGAGATTGGTAAATTGGatgaaaatgttacatACACGAACTATGTTTCTACTGTTTCAAAGAAAAAGAAAAAGAAAAAGAAAAAAAAGAAGGATAACTATAACGATGATAATGTTTCTaatattggaaattttgatttagaAGATAACAACATCCATGACGATACAGACTTGGATGTGCTTCTAGACGAACTTCATAGATGCAATTTAAATGCTAATAAAAACAACGTGACGAAGTGTGAAAAAAGCACATTGATGTATGGAATTACTTGTAAGTTATGTAAGTTAAAATTCTGCATCGAACATCGTAGTCCAGAGAAACATAACTGTAATAATCTTGATAGGAAGAGATAG